One window of Camelina sativa cultivar DH55 chromosome 4, Cs, whole genome shotgun sequence genomic DNA carries:
- the LOC104783346 gene encoding RING-H2 finger protein ATL64-like, translating to MGIGEESTKPIWGSVSHDGAPSSGYALNGKIMLSSAIILFVAVIMILCFHTYARWLFRRQNRRIRRRIRAHLRTLSASPGDQALDPAVLEKIPIFVYCCSSNSKVEKEECAVCLSEFEEEEEGRLLPKCGHSFHVSCIDTWFRSRSTCPLCRAPVHHHVVEETGSSSSSSSSSPLRFPMEACEREPIDLVGVMVETPRDSEPHGSNPGLPNQNGSKLPVLSLKRLYMDSFFIPR from the coding sequence ATGGGAATCGGAGAAGAAAGCACAAAGCCAATTTGGGGGAGTGTTAGCCACGACGGCGCGCCTTCTTCAGGCTACGCTCTCAACGGTAAAATCATGCTCTCCTCCGCTATCATCCTCTTCGTGGCCGTTATTATGATCCTCTGCTTCCACACCTACGCCCGATGGCTCTTCCGTCGTCAGAACCGTCGCATTCGCCGCCGTATTCGTGCTCACCTCCGCACTCTCTCCGCCTCCCCCGGTGACCAAGCTCTCGACCCGGCGGTTCTCGAAAAGATCCCGATCTTCGTATACTGCTGCTCCTCCAACTCCAAGGTAGAGAAGGAGGAGTGCGCCGTCTGCTTATCGGAgttcgaggaagaagaagaaggccgTCTCCTCCCAAAATGTGGCCACTCTTTTCACGTCAGTTGCATCGACACTTGGTTCCGCTCAAGATCCACTTGCCCGCTTTGCAGAGCTCCGGTCCACCACCACGTAGTAGAAGAAACcggatcctcttcttcttcttcttcttcttcgccgttGAGATTTCCCATGGAGGCTTGCGAGAGAGAACCCATTGATCTCGTCGGCGTCATGGTGGAGACTCCCAGAGACTCTGAACCTCATGGCTCGAATCCGGGTCTACCCAACCAAAACGGATCCAAATTACCGGTTTTATCTTTGAAAAGGCTTTATATGGACTCCTTTTTTATTCCccggtaa